The following are encoded together in the Phragmites australis chromosome 19, lpPhrAust1.1, whole genome shotgun sequence genome:
- the LOC133900551 gene encoding uncharacterized protein LOC133900551 encodes MEALSTNGQPKARITRDRSTCLAAQIKASPCQQGDDSQCDEITGSQVLPEDILHHIHTLMPMQAAAQAACVSRGFLCSWRCYPELIISIDSLGIKDDRSKKDEITRDFISRVDHIMQNHSGMGVKKFSLNTYPCSNLDPSYVDRWLQVAVTPGIKEFELSMFEWGDIKYDFPCSFLSGERRSSIQSFLLHECSFHSAAQVGSMRSLKTLDLHSVHVTGEELYGFLSNSCALEQFVLSNCEDIVFLKIPCLLLQLKILDVFGCQKLEMIDSNAPKLSTFSYIGHPIHISLGDALQVKNVKLLRDYTSDALYYASTKLPFIVPNVQTLVLATGHETVNTPAAIGKFLHLKYLEIVAVAPKFSEDYDFYSLVSFLDASPALETFILRIEIPTIRSDSIVEDSDGDSSHQRCLSERCHDNLKNVMITGFCSAKSMIALTIHIIEKTKWLECLTLDTTRGHDRRFVNVDKCLRLKKDALLEAEKARIAIRRYVEGRVPHAVKLKVIEPCSKCIC; translated from the exons ATGGAGGCGCTGTCCACCAATGGGCAGCCGAAAGCCCGGATAACTC GTGATAGATCGACTTGTTTGGCCGCTCAAATAAAAGCCTCACCTTGTCAACAAGGTGATGATTCTCAATGTGACGAAATAACGGGATCACAGGTCCTTCCAGAG GATATCCTTCATCATATACACACTCTCATGCCAATGCAAGCTGCCGCTCAGGCCGCCTGTGTGTCTCGTGGTTTTCTGTGTTCTTGGAGATGCTATCCAGAGCTCATCATTTCTATTGACTCACTAGGCATAAAGGATGATAGATCTAAAAAAGATGAAATAACTAGGGATTTTATCAGTAGAGTTGACCACATTATGCAGAACCACTCTGGCATGGGGGTGAAGAAGTTTAGCCTTAACACCTACCCTTGTTCCAATCTGGATCCTAGTTATGTTGACCGCTGGCTTCAAGTTGCTGTTACACCCGGGATTAAGGAATTTGAACTGTCAATGTTCGAATGGGGTGATATAAAGTACGACTTCCCGTGTTCTTTTTTATCTGGTGAACGGAGAAGCTCCATTCAGTcatttcttcttcatgaatgtTCTTTTCACTCTGCGGCGCAAGTTGGTTCCATGAGGAGCTTGAAAACTTTGGATTTGCACTCGGTCCACGTTACTGGGGAGGAGCTATATGGTTTTCTGTCCAATTCTTGTGCTTTGGAGCAGTTTGTCCTTTCCAACTGCGAGGATATCGTTTTCTTGAAGATACCTTGTCTGTTGCTGCAGCTTAAAATCTTAGACGTGTTTGGCTGTCAAAAGCTGGAGATGATTGACAGCAATGCCCCAAAGCTCTCCACTTTCTCTTATATAGGGCACCCAATACATATCTCGCTTGGAGATGCATTGCAAGTGAAGAATGTAAAACTTCTTCGTGATTATACATCTGACGCACTATATTATGCCAGTACCAAACTTCCATTCATCGTGCCGAATGTCCAAACCCTTGTTCTGGCAACGGGACATGAG ACGGTCAACACACCAGCAGCGATTGGCAAATTCCTCCACCTCAAGTACTTGGAGATAGTGGCGGTAGCACCAAAATTTTCCGAAGACTATGATTTTTACTCTCTGGTTTCTTTTCTTGATGCTTCTCCCGCACTGGAGACTTTCATCTTACGT ATTGAGATTCCAACCATAAGGTCCGATTCGATTGTTGAAGATTCGGATGGTGATTCCTCGCATCAACGGTGCCTTTCAGAACGCTGCCATGATAACCTCAAGAATGTGATGATAACCGGCTTTTGCTCTGCAAAGAGCATGATCGCGCTTACGATCCATATCATCGAGAAAACAAAGTGGCTGGAGTGCCTTACATTAGACACTACCCGTGGCCATGACAGGAGGTTTGTCAATGTTGACAAATGCTTGCGGCTGAAAAAGGATGCGCTTTTGGAGGCTGAAAAGGCCCGCATCGCCATTCGGAGATATGTCGAGGGGAGGGTGCCCCATGCTGTGAAGCTAAAGGTTATTGAGCCGTGCAGCAAGTGCATTTGCTGA